A window of Roseiflexus castenholzii DSM 13941 genomic DNA:
GCTCCTCCTCTAACGGCGGCGCTGCTCACTCGATCAGGTCGGCTGCGATCTCGTGTGCGACTGACCGCCACAACCGCCAGAATGATCGCCACGACGGCGACTGCGGCAATTATATAAGACGTTTGACCTTCGATCAACTTTTTGCTGAAGCGGGAAGCCCCGCCCCCTCCTGTGACTGTTCCCGCTTCTCGCGGGTGCGCAGGCATCGTGCCCGCCACGATCTGGAGTGATAGGACACGGATGCGCGCGGATGCGACGGATTTTTACGGACTGGGCAATACTGCCCGCTCAGCGATCCGTGCCCATCCGTCTCGATCCGTGGCGATCCGTGTGCCATCCCCCGTGCCCGCCACGATCTGGAGTGATAGGACACGGATGCGCGCGGATGCGACGGATTTTTACGGATGGGGCAATACTACCCGTTCCATAATCCGTGCTCATCCGTCTCGATCCGTGGCGATCCGTGTGCTATCATCCGCCCCGTCTCGATCCGTGGCGATCCGTGTGCTATCATCCGCCCCGCCAGCAACCGGGACACGCCATCCCAGCGTGCGCAGATACGCGCGATCTGCGTCTGTCAGAACAGCGCGCGCCAGCAGATCGGGTCGCCGCTCGAGCGTCCGGCGCAATCGTTCACGCCGCCGCCACTGCGCCACCTCGCCGTGATGACCGGAGACCAGCACCGGTGGCACTTCCCGCCCTTCCCACACGGCGGGACGGGTGTACTGTGGATATTCCAGCAACCCATCGCTAAACGACTCTTCGGCGGCAGATTCGGCATCGATCACGCCAGGAACCAGGCGCGCCACCGCATCGATCACCACCATTGCAGCCAGTTCGCCGCCGGTCAACACATAGTCGCCGATCGACAACTCCCGGTCGATCAACGCCGCGCGCACTCGTTCGTCCACCCCTTCATACCGTCCACAAACCAGCACCAGGCGCGGGCACGTCGCAAGTTCGGCAGCAATGCGCTGTGTGAACGGCTCACCATCGGGGGTCATCAGGATGACCGGCGGTTTGGGCGCCGATTCTCCTGTATCGTTGTCGGTCATTGCCAGCACTGCGCGAATGCAGGCGGCAAGTGGTTCTGGCTTCATCACCATGCCTGCGCCGCCGCCATAGGGGGCGTCGTCTGTCGTGCGGTGACGGTCGGTGGCGTAGGCGCGAATATCGTGGAGGACGACGGAAATGCGCCCGGCCTGAATTGCCCGCTTGAGAATGCTTTCACTCAGCGGACCCGTGAACATCCCCGGAAACAGTGTCAGAACGTCGAACCGCATGGCTGCATTGTAGCACAGACCGTCCGCCTCGGCACGCCTGTGAGGTGACAATCATATCACGTGTAAACTTGACAAAACTAATCAAATAATGCAAGATATACTCGCAGTCTTCCTTCACAATGACAGGAGCAACGTCATGACCCGTTTCGATGAATTCCTGAAAGCAAATGAAGCCTTTGCCGCCAATTTCACCCATGGTGATCTCGCCATGCCCCCCGCGCGCAGGGTCGCTGTCGTCGCCTGTATGGACGCCCGCCTGCATCCTGAGAAAGTGCTGGGGATCGATATCGGCGACGCGCATGTGATCCGCAATGCCGGTGGTCGCGCCCACGACGCGATCCGTTCACTTGTGATCTCGCAGCAATTGCTGGGAACGCGAGAGATTGTGGTGTTGCACCACACCGACTGCGGGATGCTGACGTTCACCAATGAGCAACTGGCGGCGAAGATCGCTGCCGATCTCAATGTGCATGTGGAGGGGCAGGATTTTCTGCCATTCGCCGATCTCGAGCAGAGTGTGCGCGATGATGTGGCATTGCTGCGCAACTCGCCGTTGATCCCGAAGGATATCCCGATCAGTGGTGCGATCTACGACGTTCGCACCGGCAGGGTGCACGAGGTGGTGCGAGCGTAGTGCCGATCGACATCGAGCGACGACCTCTCGAGGTATTCAAACGGAGAGGTCGTTGCTCGATGAGACGAGCGTGTCGTTTCCATGTGCAGATTTCTTCCTCATATGTGCAAATCGTAGCAGGCGCTGGAGCGCCTTATCACCCCTCGTTCGAGAATGACCGTATAGTACCAATGACGATTGAAGATGCCGCATTCTTGTCATTGTGGAGAAGGTGGTCAGATCGAAGAGGACGATTAAGTACCAATGAAGATTGAAGATGCCTCATTCTTGTCATTCCGCGCGCAGCGACGGGTCATGCCGCGCGCAGCGACGGGTCATGCCGCGCGCAGCGAGGAATCGAAGCGGGTCGCCCAAGACCCCTCGCTCTGCTCGGGGTGACCATGCCGGATGGTCACCGGTCATTGGTATACCGTCGATCCGACTCGCTCATCGTCTCACAGGCTTCAGCAAGAAGTTCAGCCAACACCTCAGTATGAGGGTTTCTCTGACCGGGAGGGTAGAGCGGGCGCGCGGAGCGCCGGTCTGCAAGGGAGAGCAGAGTGGGTGTGCGGACCTCTGATCCAGTCGGAAGTGCATCAGTTCGGTTTACCATAACGGGTGATGATGACGTCCTCTCCACGATTGGCGGCATCGAGGATATCGCGCCAGCGGGTGCGGGCATCGTCGCTGTTCAAGATACGACGAGTCGTGGCATCCTCCGTAATACCAATGACGATTGACGATGCCGCGTGCGTGTCATTCCGAGCCCTTCGCTTCGCTCAGGGTAAACGCAGCGAGGAATCCGAGCGGGTTCGCGCACGACCCCTCGCGCTGCTCGGGGTGACAATGCCGGATGGTCACAGGTAATTGGTATAAGAGATCGTGAGCATCTTACGCAGATAGAAGGAGACCCTTCGTGCCTTTGTATCTCCGCGGTTCCGTATGCACCATCCGCTTCCCCTATTTCTGCGTTACACTAGGGGAAACGGGTATTGTTGGCGTGTTCGGCGGGGTCAGGTCTGTGCAGGACAGGTCTGAGACCTGCCCTCGCGGGGAGCGCCGGACGCGCACAACAGGTGTAGTTCCTGGAGGCATCTTGTATGGCAGACCAACGGCTCAACGTCGGCGATCCGGCGCCGGATTTCACGGCGATGACTGACTCTGGAGACACGATCCGGCTCTCCGATTTTCGTGGGAAACGGGTCATTCTCTACTTCTATCCGAAGGATGATACGTCCGGTTGCACAACGCAGGCATGCGGCTTCCGCGACGCCTATCCGCAGATTGAGGAGAAGAACGCTGTTGTGCTCGGCGTCAGTCCCGATGGTGTCAAGTCGCACCAAAAGTTCAAGACCAGGCATAATCTGCCGTTTACGCTGCTCGTCGATGAAGATCACACCATCGCCGAGGCATATGGCGTCTGGGCTGAAAAGTCGATGTATGGAAAGAAGTATTGGGGAATTGAGCGCAGCCACTTCGTCATCGACGAAAACGGCATGATTGTCGAAGCAGCGGTGAAAGTCAAGCCCGAAGAGAGCGTGAAGCGCGCCGTTGCAGCGCTTGGCTAAATCGTCGTATCCGGCGCACCGGTGAACAGGTCGGCGACGCGGAAGGCGATGTCGGGCAGACAGGCGAACGCAACCTGCGCCGTCGCCTCCGCGACCTGCGGCGGAGCGTAGCGACCGGGGGCTTCGAGCAGGTAACGCCGCACCTGGCGCG
This region includes:
- the trmD gene encoding tRNA (guanosine(37)-N1)-methyltransferase TrmD, with amino-acid sequence MRFDVLTLFPGMFTGPLSESILKRAIQAGRISVVLHDIRAYATDRHRTTDDAPYGGGAGMVMKPEPLAACIRAVLAMTDNDTGESAPKPPVILMTPDGEPFTQRIAAELATCPRLVLVCGRYEGVDERVRAALIDRELSIGDYVLTGGELAAMVVIDAVARLVPGVIDAESAAEESFSDGLLEYPQYTRPAVWEGREVPPVLVSGHHGEVAQWRRRERLRRTLERRPDLLARAVLTDADRAYLRTLGWRVPVAGGADDSTRIATDRDGADDSTRIATDRDG
- a CDS encoding beta-class carbonic anhydrase encodes the protein MTRFDEFLKANEAFAANFTHGDLAMPPARRVAVVACMDARLHPEKVLGIDIGDAHVIRNAGGRAHDAIRSLVISQQLLGTREIVVLHHTDCGMLTFTNEQLAAKIAADLNVHVEGQDFLPFADLEQSVRDDVALLRNSPLIPKDIPISGAIYDVRTGRVHEVVRA
- a CDS encoding type II toxin-antitoxin system Phd/YefM family antitoxin, encoding MNSDDARTRWRDILDAANRGEDVIITRYGKPN
- the bcp gene encoding thioredoxin-dependent thiol peroxidase; its protein translation is MADQRLNVGDPAPDFTAMTDSGDTIRLSDFRGKRVILYFYPKDDTSGCTTQACGFRDAYPQIEEKNAVVLGVSPDGVKSHQKFKTRHNLPFTLLVDEDHTIAEAYGVWAEKSMYGKKYWGIERSHFVIDENGMIVEAAVKVKPEESVKRAVAALG